A stretch of the Gracilinanus agilis isolate LMUSP501 chromosome 4, AgileGrace, whole genome shotgun sequence genome encodes the following:
- the RHOT1 gene encoding mitochondrial Rho GTPase 1 isoform X1 translates to MSLVSEEFPEEVPPRAEEITIPADVTPERVPTHIVDYSEAEQSDEQLHHEIAQANVICIVYAVNNKHSIDKVTSRWIPLINERTDKDSRLPLILVGNKSDLVEYSSMETILPIMNQYTEIETCVECSAKNLKNISELFYYAQKAVLHPTGPLYCPEEKEMKPACVKALTRIFKISDQDNDGTLNDAELNFFQRICFNTPLAPQALEDVKNVVRKNLSDGVADSGLTLKGFLFLHTLFIQRGRHETTWTVLRRFGYDDDLELTPEYLFPLLKIPPDCTTELNHHAYLFLQSIFDKHDLDRDCALSPDELKDLFKVFPYMPWGPDVNNTVCTNERGWITYQGFLSQWTLTTYLDVQRCLEYLGYLGYSILTEQESQASAITVTRDKKIDLQKKQTQRNVFRCNVIGMKGCGKSGVLQALLGRNLMRQKHICDDHKSYYAINTVYVYGQEKYLLLHDISESEFLTEAEIICDAVCLVYDVSNPKSFEYCARIFKQHFMDSRIPCLIVAAKSDLHEIRQEYSISPSDFCRKHKMPPPQAFTCNTADAPSKDIFVKLTTMAMYPHARLRCLCACNRCTFCICQSFLNSDLLQSVKNKLFTAVLTRHVTQADLKSSTFWLRASFGATVFAVLGFAMYKALLKQR, encoded by the exons ATGTCTCTGGTTAGTGAAGAATTCCCAGAAGAG GTCCCTCCACGGGCAGAAGAAATCACCATTCCAGCTGATGTTACACCTGAGAGAGTTCCAACGCACATAGTCGATTACTCAG AAGCAGAACAAAGTGATGAACAGCTTCACCATGAGATCGCCCAG GCTAATGTTATCTGTATAGTCTATGCTGTTAACAACAAGCATTCTATTGACAAG GTAACAAGCCGGTGGATTCCTCTCATCAACGAACGAACAGACAAAGACAGCAG GCTGCCTTTGATATTAGTTGGGAACAAGTCGGATCTAGTGGAATATAGCAGTATGGAAACCATTCTTCCCATCATGAACCAGTACACAGAGATAGAGACCTGTGTAGAG TGTTCAGcgaaaaacttaaaaaacataTCGGAGCTATTTTATTATGCACAGAAGGCTGTTCTGCATCCTACAGGGCCCTTGTAttgtccagaagaaaaagag ATGAAACCAGCTTGTGTCAAGGCCCTAACACGAATCTTCAAGATATCTGACCAGGACAACGACGGCACACTCAACGATGCCGAGCTCAACTTCTTTCAG AGAATTTGTTTTAACACTCCATTAGCTCCTCAAGCACTGGAAGACGTTAAGAATGTAGTCAGGAAAAATCTAAGTGATGGAGTGGCTGACAGTGGACTGACCCTAAAAG GCTTTCTTTTTCTACATACACTTTTTATCCAGAGAGGGAGACATGAAACGACTTGGACAGTGCTTCGTCGTTTTGGTTATGATGATGATCTGGAACTTACACCAGaatatttattcccttt ACTAAAAATACCTCCTGACTGCACCACTGAATTAAATCATCATGCTTATTTATTTCTCCAGAGCATTTTCGACAAGCATGATTTG GATAGAGACTGTGCTTTATCACCTGATGAACTTAAAGATTTATTCAAAGTCTTCCCTTACATGCCTTGGGGACCTGATGTAAACAACACAGTTTGTACAAATGAACGGGGGTGGATCACCTATCAGGGATTTCTTTCACAGTGGAC GCTTACAACCTATTTAGATGTACAGCGGTGCCTGGAGTATTTGGGCTATCTCGGCTACTCAATATTGACTGAACAAGAGTCTCAAGCTTCTGCCATCACAg taacaagagataaaaagatagatctTCAAAAGAAACAGACTCAAAGAAATGTGTTTAGATGTAATGTTATTGGAATGAAAGGATGTGGGAAGAGTGGAGTTCTTCAGGCCCTTCTTGGAAGAAACTTAATG AGGCAAAAGCATATTTGTGATGACCATAAATCTTATTATGCAATTAATACTGTTTATGTATATGGACAAGAGAAATACTTATTG TTGCATGATATCTCTGAATCTGAATTCTTAACTGAGGCGGAGATCATATGTGATGCTGTATGCCTGGTATATGATGTCAGTAATCCCAAGTCCTTTGAATATTGTGCCAGGATTTTTAAG cAACACTTCATGGACAGTAGAATCCCCTGTTTAATTGTAGCTGCAAAATCAGACCTGCATGAAATTCGACAAGAATATAGCATTTCACCCAGTGATTTCTGCAGGAAACACAAAATGCCTCCACCACAAGCCTTCACTTGCAATACTGCTGACGCACCTAGTAAGGATATCTTTGTTAAGTTGACAACAATGGCCATGTATCC CCATGCCCGGTTACGCTGTCTGTGCGCCTGCAACAGGTGCACATTCTGCATCTGTCAGAGCTTCCTCAACTCAGACTTGCTGCAATCTGTAAAGAACAAACTCTTCACGGCAGTTCTTACCAG GCATGTGACGCAGGCAGACCTCAAGAGCTCCACATTTTGGCTTCGAGCAAGTTTTGGTGCTACAGTGTTTGCAGTTTTGGGGTTTGCTATGTACAAAGCGTTGTTGAAACAGCGATGA
- the RHOT1 gene encoding mitochondrial Rho GTPase 1 isoform X2, producing the protein MSLVSEEFPEEVPPRAEEITIPADVTPERVPTHIVDYSEAEQSDEQLHHEIAQANVICIVYAVNNKHSIDKVTSRWIPLINERTDKDSRLPLILVGNKSDLVEYSSMETILPIMNQYTEIETCVECSAKNLKNISELFYYAQKAVLHPTGPLYCPEEKEMKPACVKALTRIFKISDQDNDGTLNDAELNFFQRICFNTPLAPQALEDVKNVVRKNLSDGVADSGLTLKGFLFLHTLFIQRGRHETTWTVLRRFGYDDDLELTPEYLFPLLKIPPDCTTELNHHAYLFLQSIFDKHDLDRDCALSPDELKDLFKVFPYMPWGPDVNNTVCTNERGWITYQGFLSQWTLTTYLDVQRCLEYLGYLGYSILTEQESQASAITVTRDKKIDLQKKQTQRNVFRCNVIGMKGCGKSGVLQALLGRNLMRQKHICDDHKSYYAINTVYVYGQEKYLLLHDISESEFLTEAEIICDAVCLVYDVSNPKSFEYCARIFKQHFMDSRIPCLIVAAKSDLHEIRQEYSISPSDFCRKHKMPPPQAFTCNTADAPSKDIFVKLTTMAMYPHVTQADLKSSTFWLRASFGATVFAVLGFAMYKALLKQR; encoded by the exons ATGTCTCTGGTTAGTGAAGAATTCCCAGAAGAG GTCCCTCCACGGGCAGAAGAAATCACCATTCCAGCTGATGTTACACCTGAGAGAGTTCCAACGCACATAGTCGATTACTCAG AAGCAGAACAAAGTGATGAACAGCTTCACCATGAGATCGCCCAG GCTAATGTTATCTGTATAGTCTATGCTGTTAACAACAAGCATTCTATTGACAAG GTAACAAGCCGGTGGATTCCTCTCATCAACGAACGAACAGACAAAGACAGCAG GCTGCCTTTGATATTAGTTGGGAACAAGTCGGATCTAGTGGAATATAGCAGTATGGAAACCATTCTTCCCATCATGAACCAGTACACAGAGATAGAGACCTGTGTAGAG TGTTCAGcgaaaaacttaaaaaacataTCGGAGCTATTTTATTATGCACAGAAGGCTGTTCTGCATCCTACAGGGCCCTTGTAttgtccagaagaaaaagag ATGAAACCAGCTTGTGTCAAGGCCCTAACACGAATCTTCAAGATATCTGACCAGGACAACGACGGCACACTCAACGATGCCGAGCTCAACTTCTTTCAG AGAATTTGTTTTAACACTCCATTAGCTCCTCAAGCACTGGAAGACGTTAAGAATGTAGTCAGGAAAAATCTAAGTGATGGAGTGGCTGACAGTGGACTGACCCTAAAAG GCTTTCTTTTTCTACATACACTTTTTATCCAGAGAGGGAGACATGAAACGACTTGGACAGTGCTTCGTCGTTTTGGTTATGATGATGATCTGGAACTTACACCAGaatatttattcccttt ACTAAAAATACCTCCTGACTGCACCACTGAATTAAATCATCATGCTTATTTATTTCTCCAGAGCATTTTCGACAAGCATGATTTG GATAGAGACTGTGCTTTATCACCTGATGAACTTAAAGATTTATTCAAAGTCTTCCCTTACATGCCTTGGGGACCTGATGTAAACAACACAGTTTGTACAAATGAACGGGGGTGGATCACCTATCAGGGATTTCTTTCACAGTGGAC GCTTACAACCTATTTAGATGTACAGCGGTGCCTGGAGTATTTGGGCTATCTCGGCTACTCAATATTGACTGAACAAGAGTCTCAAGCTTCTGCCATCACAg taacaagagataaaaagatagatctTCAAAAGAAACAGACTCAAAGAAATGTGTTTAGATGTAATGTTATTGGAATGAAAGGATGTGGGAAGAGTGGAGTTCTTCAGGCCCTTCTTGGAAGAAACTTAATG AGGCAAAAGCATATTTGTGATGACCATAAATCTTATTATGCAATTAATACTGTTTATGTATATGGACAAGAGAAATACTTATTG TTGCATGATATCTCTGAATCTGAATTCTTAACTGAGGCGGAGATCATATGTGATGCTGTATGCCTGGTATATGATGTCAGTAATCCCAAGTCCTTTGAATATTGTGCCAGGATTTTTAAG cAACACTTCATGGACAGTAGAATCCCCTGTTTAATTGTAGCTGCAAAATCAGACCTGCATGAAATTCGACAAGAATATAGCATTTCACCCAGTGATTTCTGCAGGAAACACAAAATGCCTCCACCACAAGCCTTCACTTGCAATACTGCTGACGCACCTAGTAAGGATATCTTTGTTAAGTTGACAACAATGGCCATGTATCC GCATGTGACGCAGGCAGACCTCAAGAGCTCCACATTTTGGCTTCGAGCAAGTTTTGGTGCTACAGTGTTTGCAGTTTTGGGGTTTGCTATGTACAAAGCGTTGTTGAAACAGCGATGA